A stretch of the Halictus rubicundus isolate RS-2024b chromosome 16, iyHalRubi1_principal, whole genome shotgun sequence genome encodes the following:
- the LOC143361947 gene encoding uncharacterized protein LOC143361947 isoform X1, with protein MAGGRNNNKRSGNLDRTHQWLCCHQPYASVVSELPSSVTFKKYQLAEKNRIVAKSLSDLQNNIWRIYTDSLYCDLNIIHGYNIIRTNQCVVKTRAPHFYKVLQPYFIYANNHIDCTLDKPGIFHHIQGFVRRLYSNTNLLQEEQILVELLSNVTYTSKLVNTSCIDVTFNIDKRYADCTKTDCNSTVKFRNARNVKEYAAADVSPTLSDMADSGLETGSVSPHENTASENSSTDFEELQVTEYTSTNEDFDKIRVRCTNNRDQKVVVDSDRYDSANNYNSTCHIRDLVESGLMECTSNDHSATCSSVDAEQPQLDSSSSSAENAQKAKLHTDEIFQYENQVLSDPFYESDCGSDENELFEFVDLGNASSVSTDVEKESIKVESTEKSKEEKKLASHDCSQDGNTQSENARLEESRDAPKQKSSCSTSNYYFIDASTLNDEVVVPTSKVTKNPCFDEKPQLYTSYPSEYTASKSNLKDPVDDQSYKFTSVKTSNLQTGHERVAEFERELKLAEYLEPLTDARKIRRTDSTSEDKTNVSGERNKESLVVEIKEADSGESSHPSPYPDNNKNLNNDRHPVSRTSNDNDVPVNLVGNKEEITEKTNNKDPNFTEDTERPSLIRRNTFELDSNDEKLSVLRQEYERRQGTLVFQNAIPQYSGHRVDGDSCFIPPSEPSIPISNVLNKFTVDVPITAATQYHAMPYLPLDNGKYEIDQTSADSGSSLPNDGKTSTIYPVTKSASDKMVIDYDAELNNGSSSCSNSLPVTLNCILEKDVKTDVLKKTVKNIKCDETTPIISGGVSTSDYSKPTDSPTVRRKTESTPIVSGGSVIMNEPEVRVKSARMSSSMTAWVVDMSDCNKNDSKSTPNSHVGMSQSFSTSECVKKPTTRKTSSHDKHGSLGFFVNLKDMDCKPITQQQQQQQQQQQQQQQVCPPQRRDQNEGSKSYCEFYVDMSGTNSVSKVKKFETEESTGKSEKVGEGADKKNIFSMFIDLSDPPTETTVQTTHRRSFSTFYEKRVESKSEDTNSSENSTAREDQSSSDQKGAKEKAKPSVFMYIESDSPVVRRRTLSSSRPTFKRHSWNVDKTQGANNGHIAKEIIFRKEHKRAHSLSVDRGDLKRLQAKPSSSSHSLSDAIKPECASQRNSKLLKEGNGALSNMDTSSEDVFEYDTRDTPPNSHVEVINEELRVSIKEHEYTELKADRVADNANATDTKTYEDEFSEPSAWEKTCTESTEGQTRKSETFDISSGSGPSPDSDNHDYELSELLNGEVPNMDRAQVVPVVGNKISETHKSLNETIKKIESEFKGPDYEKSGTTYENRNATSKKTDRAMGLNLKTSASTFVRLSDLDKTPIVSHASDTLIVKEDRTAYRMCNSIPETSWIESKLVMSRTNGSVRPLPRKFTSIMSTSLPSKQKSPLEDLTGEYDGEGIISESDLSSMQSSMGRSGAEGSTEETETSSLAGGRPYNRLGEDLLRMFLEEINPDVTIDVAGRRIRAHKCILSSRCQYFAAILSGGWIESAGNVISLQGYSYDAVHFALCHIYSGESNIPDSISIVELATLADMLCLEGLKEVIGYTLKVKYCHLFHKPCQICAVGVLECMPLAAAYGLDEVYRKSLRWVTRHFVRIWPCKAFATLPRELMEKCYHQHIVHMSTDNVLQTMMDCDKLLATLPNVRWAEPVFRMVSNLLETSVKFLSDNFSGVLGNENFQSLGRELTWNISRLEDNFLAAAEHLPPEQACKSYSKLHKMLASVQVDEAQEKIKWGPLFVDFLKKIQSRVEKCLVRDAARAARTTTWLKMDLELRRRIQELACLVILPHETAKRQSRNSNIVKEPKIAPNRSTTNRSLDLKRVKMVISKHNDKTLKQMVAVQQPKKVLNKPKTDPLERKVQEEKPAPTETTRPKSWPNKVEVKSRYLEPRNKSVPKETVQPPLPEKVLVPQRRKIMISSSDSSRTSSPAMKRATDKKPLTKIKLRIKKDVKALSSDSLTDPNSSKTNNKKDSLSKSCGITRPESPSFKQKNAEMGLSVDSLAESKNKPAAAAKKKTTKMDTSMSTDSLMTEITTTPKSTVSNKLSPPLGKTLSKTQAYYKVKTSSPPTQQRSPLTATRRPLKSLESSTAASRSRAAAISAYHGSPSLRRNLLDAAKTPDIPSKSLNNVSSKAASTRPVAQSAISHPNLKREKKEGLPNQQGSESPSKRSSPISSGAYKANKSAVTNKRTTINKTPSDEKVKNKCHNGEVAKQPTVGSRSGTFLKDEPTILKKADIKSSQINT; from the exons ATGGCTGGAGGCAGGAACAACAACAAGCGAAGTGGAAATTTAGACAGAACACATCAATGGCTTTGTTGCCATCAACCTTATGCTTCTGTCGTGTCTGAACTTCCTTCAAGTGTAACATTTAAAAAGTATCAACTAGCAGAGAAGAATCGCATTGTTGCAAAAAGTCTTAGTGATCTACAAAATAATATTTGGAG AATATATACGGACTCCTTGTATTGTGATCTTAACATAATACatggatataatataatacgaaCAAACCAGTGTGTCGTTAAAACCAGAGCTCCACATTTTTATAAGGTTCTTCAACCTTATTTTATATACGCTAATAATCACATTGATTGCACCCTTGATAAACCAGGAATTTTTCATCATATTCAAGGCTTTGTGAG GCGTTTGTATAGCAATACAAATTTGTTGCAAGAAGAACAGATATTGGTGGAACTCTTATCGAATGTTACTTACACATCAAAACTTGTGAATACATCTTGCATTGATGTTACATTCAACATTGACAAAAG ATATGCGGACTGCACAAAAACAGATTGCAATTCAACGGTAAAATTTAGAAATGCAAGAAACGTAAAGGAGTACGCTGCAGCGGATGTAAGTCCCACTTTATCCGATATGGCTGATTCTGGTTTAGAAACTGGTTCTGTAAGTCCACACGAAAACACAGCATCCGAAAATTCGAGTACCGATTTCGAAGAATTACAAGTCACTGAATATACATCTACGAACGAAGATTTTGACAAGATACGCGTTAGATGCACCAATAATAGGGATCAGAAAGTGGTCGTAGACTCAGATCGCTATGATTCAGCCAACAATTACAATAGTACATGCCATATAAGAGACTTGGTCGAGTCAGGATTGATGGAATGTACTTCGAACGACCATAGCGCAACATGCTCTTCTGTCGATGCGGAACAACCGCAGCTAGACTCTTCCAGTTCATCCGCGGAGAACGCTCAAAAAGCAAAATTGCACACCGATGAAATTTTCCAATATGAAAACCAAGTGCTTAGTGATCCATTTTACGAATCTGACTGCGGGAGCGATGAAAACGAGTTGTTTGAATTTGTTGATCTAGGAAATGCATCTTCTGTGAgtactgacgtggagaaggaaTCAATAAAAGTAGAATCCACGGAGAAGTCgaaagaggaaaagaaactagCCAGTCACGATTGTTCTCAAGATGGAAATACACAATCAGAAAATGCAAGGCTCGAAGAATCTCGTGACGCGCCGAAACAGAAAAGTTCCTGTAGCACAAGCAACTATTACTTTATTGACGCATCGACCCTCAACGATGAAGTTGTGGTACCGACTTCGAAGGTGACCAAAAATCCATGCTTCGACGAAAAGCCGCAATTGTACACTTCCTATCCTTCCGAGTATACCGCAAGCAAAAGCAACTTGAAAGATCCTGTCGATGACCAATCTTACAAATTCACATCAGTTAAAACGAGTAATTTACAAACTGGACACGAAAGGGTAGCAGAATTTGAAAGAGAATTGAAACTCGCGGAGTATCTGGAACCGCTTACGGATGCACGAAAGATAAGGAGAACCGATTCAACGTCCGAGGATAAAACAAATGTAAGCGGGGAAAGAAACAAAGAATCTTTGGTTGTAGAAATTAAGGAGGCGGACAGCGGTGAGAGCTCGCATCCGTCTCCATACCCCGACAATAATAAGAATTTGAATAACGATCGGCACCCTGTATCGCGAACGAGTAACGATAATGATGTCCCTGTAAATTTGGTAGGTAACAAAGAAGAGATCACCGAGAAAACCAATAACAAGGATCCAAATTTTACGGAAGACACCGAAAGACCCTCTCTTATCAGGAGAAACACGTTCGAGCTGGATTCCAATGATGAGAAGTTATCGGTGTTGAGACAAGAGTATGAACGGCGACAGGGTACCTTGGTATTCCAGAACGCTATACCTCAATATTCGGGACACCGTGTCGACGGCGATTCGTGTTTCATCCCACCAAGCGAACCCTCGATTCCTATAAGCAATGTTCTTAACAAGTTCACTGTGGATGTTCCAATCACAGCTGCTACTCAGTATCACGCGATGCCATATCTGCCATTGGACAATGGAAAATACGAGATTGATCAGACGTCGGCAGATTCCGGGAGTTCTCTACCAAACGACGGTAAAACTAGTACAATTTATCCAGTAACGAAAAGTGCCAGCGATAAAATGGTAATTGACTACGATGCAGAGTTGAATAACGGGTCGAGCAGTTGCAGCAACAGTTTGCCCGTCACGTTGAATTGTATATTGGAAAAGGACGTGAAAACGGATGTTCTGAAGAAGACCGTTAAGAATATTAAGTGTGATGAGACTACACCGATTATCTCGGGTGGAGTTAGCACGTCGGACTATTCGAAACCTACCGATAGTCCGACAGTGCGTCGGAAAACAGAGTCTACTCCTATTGTTTCAGGAGGTTCTGTCATTATGAACGAACCTGAAGTAAGGGTGAAATCAGCGAGAATGTCTTCTTCGATGACTGCGTGGGTGGTCGATATGAGCGACTGTAACAAAAACGACTCGAAATCAACGCCCAACTCCCATGTAGGCATGTCCCAAAGTTTTTCGACTTCCGAGTGCGTCAAGAAACCCACCACGAGGAAAACAAGTAGCCACGACAAGCACGGTAGCTTGGGATTCTTCGTCAATTTAAAGGATATGGATTGTAAACCGATTActcaacagcagcaacagcaacagcaacagcaacagcagcagcagcaggttTGTCCACCGCAGAGAAGAGATCAGAACGAAGGCAGTAAGTCCTACTGTGAATTTTACGTTGACATGTCTGGGACAAATAGCGTGTCGAAAGTGAAGAAGTTCGAAACGGAAGAATCAACCGGCAAATCGGAAAAGGTCGGCGAGGGAGCCGATAAAAAGAATATATTCTCTATGTTCATCGATTTAAGCGATCCGCCTACGGAGACCACTGTACAGACAACGCACAGGCGAAGTTTTTCGACTTTTTACGAGAAACGCGTCGAGTCCAAATCGGAGGATACTAATTCGAGCGAGAACAGCACCGCCAGAGAGGATCAATCGTCGAGCGATCAGAAAGGCGCGAAAGAAAAAGCGAAACCGAGCGTGTTTATGTACATAGAGTCCGATTCGCCGGTAGTCAGAAGAAGAACTTTGTCTTCGTCGCGACCGACGTTCAAACGGCATTCGTGGAACGTCGACAAGACCCAAGGTGCTAATAACGGGCAtatcgcgaaagaaataataTTCAGGAAGGAGCACAAACGGGCGCACAGTCTCTCCGTGGACCGTGGAGATTTGAAGAGACTCCAAGCGAAGCCGAGCTCTTCGAGTCATTCTTTGAGCGACGCGATCAAACCGGAATGCGCCTCTCAAAGAAACTCGAAACTTCTGAAAGAAGGTAACGGAGCGTTAAGCAACATGGATACGTCCTCGGAGGACGTGTTCGAGTACGATACAAGGGACACACCACCGAATTCTCATGTCGAAGTAATCAACGAGGAGCTTCGCGTCAGCATAAAGGAGCACGAGTATACCGAATTGAAAGCCGACCGAGTTGCGGATAACGCGAACGCTACGGACACCAAAACGTACGAAGATGAATTTTCAGAACCCTCCGCGTGGGAGAAAACCTGTACAGAGAGCACCGAAGGACAAACGCGTAAAAGCGAGACGTTCGATATCAGCAGCGGTAGCGGACCATCTCCCGACAGCGATAACCACGATTATGAATTATCGGAATTATTGAACGGCGAAGTGCCAAACATGGATCGAGCGCAAGTAGTGCCCGTCGTGGGTAATAAAATCTCCGAAACGCATAAATCTTTGAACGAGACGATCAAGAAGATTGAAAGCGAATTCAAGGGCCCGGATTATGAGAAGTCAGGGACAACGTACGAGAACCGTAACGCCACGTCGAAGAAAACCGACAGGGCCATGGGACTTAATCTAAAAACGTCAGCATCCACCTTCGTTCGATTATCGGATTTGGATAAAACGCCTATCGTGTCACACGCGTCGGATACTTTGATCGTGAAGGAAGACAGAACCGCGTATCGAATGTGCAACAGTATTCCGGAGACTTCTTGGATCGAGAGTAAATTAGTTATGTCGAGGACGAATGGATCGGTTAGGCCTCTACCTAGAAAATTCACGTCGATCATGAGCACTTCCTTGCCGTCTAAGCAAAAGTCTCCTCTCGAGGACCTGACGGGAGAGTACGACGGCGAAGGAATTATATCGGAATCCGATTTGAGTAGTATGCAGAGTAGCATGGGTCGTTCCGGGGCAG AGGGGAGCACCGAAGAAACGGAAACGTCGAGTTTAGCGGGAGGAAGACCGTACAACAGATTAGGAGAAGATTTATTAAGGAtgtttttagaagaaattaatCCGGATGTTACTATCGATGTAGCCGGCCGTCGCATAAGAGCACACAAATGTATATTGAGTTCACGTTGTCAATACTTCGCAGCCATCCTTAGCGGAGGATGGATTGAAAGCGCAGGAAACGTTATTTCCCTGCAAGGGTACTCTTATGATGCGGTACATTTTGCGTTGTGCCACATTTATAGCGGGGAAAGTAACATACCGGATTCTATAAGCATAGTAGAGTTAGCGACCTTGGCTGATATGCTATGCTTGGAGGGTCTCAAAGAAGTTATAGGATATACGCTCAAAGTGAAATATTGCCATCTCTTTCATAAG CCTTGTCAAATATGCGCCGTGGGTGTCCTGGAGTGCATGCCTTTGGCAGCAGCTTATGGCCTGGACGAGGTGTACCGAAAGTCTCTTCGTTGGGTTACAAGACATTTTGTACGAATATGGCCATGCAAAGCGTTCGCGACTCTTCCAAGAGAGCTGATGGAAAAATGTTATCATCAGCATATTGTACACATG TCGACGGACAATGTGCTTCAAACTATGATGGACTGCGATAAACTCCTCGCAACCCTGCCAAACGTTCGTTGGGCGGAACCGGTATTTAGGATGGTTTCGAATTTGTTGGAAACGTCGGTCAAGTTTTTATCGGATAATTTCTCAGGGGTATTGGGCAACGAAAACTTTCAGTCTCTTGGCCGAGAGTTGACATGGAACATCAGTCGGTTGGAAGATAATTTTTTGGCTGCTGCGGAACACCTGCCTCCTGAACAAGCGTgtaaaagttattcgaagttGCATAAAATGTTGGCTTCGGTTCAAGTGGACGAAGCTCAGGAGAAAATAAAGTGGGGCCCTTTGTTTGTTGATTTCCTGAAGAAAATACAAAGTCGCGTGGAGAAGTGCTTAGTCAGAGACGCGGCTCGAGCAGCGAGAACCACCACATGGTTAAAAATGGATTTAGAGTTACGACGTAGAATACAAGAGTTGGCTTGTCTTGTTATTCTACCCCACGAAACTGCGAAACGTCAGTCAAGGAATTCTAATATTGTCAAA GAACCTAAAATAGCGCCGAATCGGTCAACGACGAATCGTAGTTTGGATTTGAAGCGTGTAAAAATGGTTATATCCAAACACAACGATAAAACTTTGAAGCAAATGGTAGCGGTACAGCAACCGAAGAAAGTACTTAACAAACCTAAAACCGATCCGTTGGAGCGCAAAGTGCAAGAAGAAAAACCAGCTCCTACAGAAACAACAAGACCTAAGTCATGGCCGAATAAAGTCGAA GTAAAATCGAGGTACTTAGAGCCTAGAAATAAATCTGTGCCCAAAGAAACCGTGCAACCACCGCTGCCGGAAAAGGTGCTGGTACCGCAACGAcgaaaaataatgatttcaTCTTCGGACTCGTCTCGAACGTCTAGTCCCGCCATGAAGCGCGCTACTGATAAGAAGCCACTGACCAAGATAAAATTACGTATAAAGAAGGACGTGAAAGCTCTTTCCTCCGACAGTTTAACCGACCCTAATTCGAGTAAAACGAACAATAAGAAGGATTCGCTTAGCAAAAGTTGTGGCATCACACGTCCAGAATCGCCATCTTTCAAACAGAAGAATGCCGAGATGGGATTGTCCGTAGATTCGCTGGCGGAATCTAAGAACAAGCCTGCTGCGGCTGCTAAAAAGAAAACCACCAAAATGGATACCTCGATGTCTACGGATAGTCTTATGACCGAAATCACGACTACGCCTAAATCGACAGTATCTAACAAATTGTCGCCGCCTTTAGGGAAAACGCTGAGCAAAACGCAAGCCTACTACAAGGTAAAGACAAGTTCACCGCCGACACAGCAAAGAAGTCCGCTGACAGCAACTAGAAGGCCGCTTAAATCATTGGAGAGTTCGACTGCAGCTAGCAGAAGCAGAGCAGCAGCTATAAGCGCTTATCATGGTTCGCCTAGCTTACGAAGAAACCTTCTCGATGCCGCAAAGACACCGGATATCCCAAGTAAGTCATTGAATAACGTGTCTAGCAAAGCCGCAAGTACGCGGCCGGTTGCACAGTCTGCGATCAGTCATCCTAAtctgaaaagagaaaagaaagaaggatTGCCGAATCAACAGGGTTCCGAAAGCCCTAGCAAAAGATCTTCCCCAATATCATCTGGCGCTTACAAAGCAAACAAATCTGCGGTTACCAATAAAAGGACAACTATTAATAAGACCCCGAGCGACGAAAAGGTGAAAAATAAGTGCCATAACGGGGAAGTTGCGAAGCAACCTACAGTGGGCTCCAGGTCGGGCACCTTTCTAAAAGATGAACCCACGATACTTAAGAAAGCAGATATTAAATCTTCTCAGATCAATACTTAA